A stretch of Methanosphaerula palustris E1-9c DNA encodes these proteins:
- the tfrB gene encoding fumarate reductase (CoM/CoB) subunit TfrB translates to MTTMTITVFRQDPAKGEEPRYVPYTIEVNEGARVLHLLHAIHDQIDPTLSYRYCCSSGQCGSCAVRVDGKPVLACTAEARDGITIEPLALPLKKDLMVDLVPLLADLPPLVPGPESVMVTKRAVEAIRPLSTCIGCLACVSICPAMKVTDFLGPTVMRQEMRLALDSRDTCDRATRAVAEGLFTCTSCQACWEVCPKEIRIPGKAIEKLRSLANKQGLTLPRHLEVAELVRATGRSVTRTEPTFLELVPDQIEPYGPVRATIGFFVGCMYNMRLPKTALDAMEVMKRNGIRVIIPREQVCCGSPLFRTGQGKYLAMLVRRNIDAFRFRKIDIVMTMCAGCGSTIKNDYLHVPFKVMDINEVLTHFGIEPPAKLARTVTYHDPCHLLRGQGISEEPRALIRQVADLVEMPSQCCGSGGGVKAGNPAEAEALGEMRRSAIEGSGASVVISSCPFCEFHISQHTDKPVMNIATLLLEGYREKDRQEAKGTPSA, encoded by the coding sequence ATGACCACGATGACGATCACCGTCTTCCGGCAGGACCCGGCGAAAGGGGAAGAGCCACGCTATGTCCCGTACACGATCGAGGTGAACGAAGGGGCACGGGTGCTCCACCTCCTTCATGCGATCCACGATCAGATCGACCCGACCCTCTCGTACCGGTACTGCTGCAGTTCAGGACAGTGCGGCTCCTGTGCGGTCAGGGTGGACGGGAAGCCGGTGCTGGCCTGCACCGCCGAGGCCCGCGACGGGATCACCATCGAACCGCTGGCCCTGCCGCTGAAGAAGGACCTGATGGTGGACCTGGTCCCGCTCCTCGCCGACCTGCCGCCGCTGGTCCCCGGGCCTGAGTCGGTGATGGTGACCAAGCGTGCTGTCGAGGCGATCCGACCGCTCTCGACCTGTATCGGCTGCCTCGCCTGTGTCTCGATCTGTCCTGCCATGAAGGTCACCGACTTTCTGGGCCCGACGGTGATGCGACAGGAGATGCGGCTGGCCCTGGACAGCCGGGACACCTGCGACCGGGCCACCCGGGCCGTGGCTGAGGGGCTCTTCACCTGCACCTCCTGCCAGGCCTGCTGGGAGGTCTGTCCGAAGGAGATCCGGATCCCGGGCAAGGCGATCGAGAAACTCCGCTCCCTGGCCAACAAGCAGGGGCTGACCCTCCCGCGTCATCTGGAGGTGGCCGAACTGGTCCGGGCGACCGGTAGGAGTGTGACCCGCACCGAACCGACGTTCCTGGAACTGGTCCCCGATCAGATCGAGCCGTACGGGCCGGTCCGGGCGACCATCGGGTTCTTTGTCGGGTGCATGTACAATATGCGCCTCCCAAAGACCGCGCTCGATGCGATGGAGGTGATGAAGCGGAACGGGATCAGGGTGATCATCCCGCGTGAACAGGTCTGCTGCGGTTCGCCGCTCTTCCGGACCGGGCAGGGGAAGTACCTCGCCATGCTGGTCCGCCGGAACATCGATGCGTTCCGGTTCAGAAAGATCGATATCGTGATGACGATGTGTGCCGGCTGCGGGTCGACGATCAAGAACGATTACCTGCATGTCCCCTTCAAGGTCATGGACATCAACGAGGTGCTGACCCACTTCGGGATCGAGCCTCCGGCGAAGCTCGCCCGAACCGTCACCTATCACGATCCCTGTCACCTTCTTCGCGGTCAGGGGATCAGCGAGGAGCCCCGCGCCCTGATCCGACAGGTGGCCGACCTGGTCGAGATGCCCTCCCAGTGCTGCGGCTCGGGCGGCGGGGTCAAGGCCGGGAACCCGGCAGAGGCCGAAGCCCTCGGCGAGATGCGGCGATCGGCGATCGAGGGATCGGGGGCCAGCGTGGTGATCAGTTCCTGTCCGTTCTGTGAGTTCCATATCAGCCAGCACACCGATAAGCCGGTGATGAACATCGCGACCCTCCTGCTCGAGGGGTACCGCGAGAAGGACCGGCAAGAGGCGAAGGGTACCCCTTCTGCCTGA